The DNA region tatgtcTTAAGACCATCTTTACTAAGGGGTACTCTCCTGATTTCTCTTGGGTTTGGGCCCCAATTCATGAATATACAATTCATTTAAAGTCAATTTACATGAGAATCGATACTTGCTGCAGCACTTTGAGCAACCATTAAGAACAGCGACATGACTCATTGTGAATGGttgatcaaaaaaatataaaagcaatttttttttcttctcatttttgcTTGTTTCTTCCCCTaatctgtctctctctcttctcatccCACACAGAACGGTGCCACCTATTGATACAGCAAACCGGAATGTTTTAAGATTGTTGTTCATGTTTAGTatgaaatttgataattaataaacaaaatttttaaaaatattatttaaatggtTTATCAACCTTATTTGGGGTTCTCTAGTGGAAGGATAATTTTATCccttgttttagaaatcgctaggcgctagtcgggcggtcgggatgggcctagcgcctagcgagaaaatcggagattaagcggggattaatcggggactagtttttggtttattttattaaattaatagtaaattaaaaaaatatagtactaaatatatgtataattatgtttatgtgaaaataaaaatatcaaataaaatataaagctatagtattgtctttaaagttacggtaaaaacataaaaacgtaatattaagaaaaaaataatgattttaattaaaaatttgtacattagttattgtaaaacatcataaactcttaatttaaatgtctaaataacagaaatatatatatttgatttatatttggctccaaaaataatcggtatatacaaaattatgcggaaattaatcggattagacggtataatcggataatggatgctaggcggggattagtcattaatcgaggcggagagGNNNNNNNNNNNNNNNNNNNNNNNNNNNNNNNNNNNNNNNNNNNNNNNNNNNNNNNNNNNNNNNNNNNNNNNNNNNNNNNNNNNNNNNNNNNNNNNNNNNNNNNNNNNNNNNNNNNNNNNNNNNNNNNNNNNNNNNNNNNNNNNNNNNNNNNNNNNNNNNNNNNNNNNNNNNNNNNNNNNNNNNNNNNNNNNNNNNNNNNNNNNNNNNNNNNNNNNNNNNNNNNNNNNNNNNNNNNNNNNNNNNNNNNNNNNNNNNNNNNNNNNNNNNNNNNNNNNNNNNNNNNNNNNNNNNNNNNNNNNNNNNNNNNNNNNNNNNNNNNNNNNNNNNNNNNNNNNNNNNNNNNNNNNNNNNNNNNNNNNNNNNNNNNNNNNNNNNNNNNNNNNNNNNNNNNNNNNNNNNNNNNNNNNNNNNNNNNNNNNNNNNNNNNNNNNNNNNNNNNNNNNNNNNNNNNNNNNNNNNNNNNNNNNNNNNNNNNNNNNNNNNNNNNNNNNNNNNNNNNNNNNNNNNNNNNNNNNNNNNNNNNNNNNNNNNNNNNNNNNNNNNNNNNNNNNNNNNNNNNNNNNNNNNNNNNNNNNNNNNNNNNNNNNNNNNNNNNNNNNNNNNNNNNNNNNNNNNNNNNNNNNNNNNNNNNNNNNNNNNNNNNNNNNNNNNNNNNNNNNNNNNNNNNNNNNNNNNNNNNNNNNNNNNNNNNNNNNNNNNNNNNNNNNNNNNNNNNNNNNNNNNNNNNNNNNNNNNNNNNNNNNCGTTTCCCTCAACATGCAGAGTCTAGAAACCAGCAAcatctatataatatagtaatcagagaaaaagagaggtcaaaagaatcaaaaaccaTGTCCGGTAATAATAAGATCTCGACTCTTCGAGGTCTTGTCATCTTCTTGTACCGGTTTTTCATTCTCCGTCGTTGGTGTCATCGTAACCCtaaacaaaaataccaaaaatgcCCTTCTCACGGCCTCCACCAAGCTCACGACTTATCACCTCACACCTTGGTCTTTAACGTCGAAGGAGCTCTACTCAAATCAAACTCCTTGTTCCCTTACTTCATGGTCGTAGCTTTTGAAGCAGGAGGAGTGATAAGGTCGCTTTTCCTCTTCATTCTTTATCCATTTATATGCTTGATGAGCTACGAGATGGGTTTGAAGACGATGGTGATGTTGAGCTTCTTCGGAGTTAAAAAGGAAAGCTTACGAGCCGGAAAATCAGTTTTGCCCAAGTATTTTCTAGAAGATGTTGGATTCGAGATGTTCGAGGTTCTAAAAAGAGGGGGAAAGAGAATTGGTGTGAGTGATTTGCCACAAGTTATGATTGATGGGTTCTTAAAAGATAACTTGGAGATTGAAGTTGTAGTCGGGAGAGAGATGAAAATGGCCGGTGGTTACTACTTAGGCATCATGGAAGCTAAACAGAAACGTGAGCTTGCTTTTGATAAATTGGTTCAAGAAGAGAGAGTAAGCAGTGGTCATGTTATTGGCATCACTTCCTTTCACTCGTCAAGTCACAGATCTTTATTCTCTCAATTTTGCCAGGTAAATTATTTTTGagacatataaataaataaataatctaaacggagggagtatatttttgagacatataaataaataaataatctaaagtgctctagtttgttttttttccttttatgtgaatatttttggttattgaGGTTTCGGACCCAACAATTGTGATGGTCTTAACCGTcttataaaaagattaaaagacGTCACTATATTTTCCTGGACGACAAATAGAGACAAACCCTTATGTTACTTTTCTGTTTACAGAAAAAACTACAGAAAAATTCTGGCACATGGAATCTCGATAGTAAATTAAAtagtttgaagttttttttagtcTACGTTTTATATACTCGAtattaaatttagatatatgtccccaatatataatttctttggTTTTAAATGTGGCTCTTTATTTGAANGCGGAGAGGTGGGCCTAATAATTTTACGGGGCATAATCAatgctaggcggggatttttaaaacagggattTTATCTAAATTGTAAGTGAGTtgctttaattagttttgtattaattatatgattagttaATTTATGAGCAACCCTACGAGGGGACTGGAGTAATGGTGCTCTTAGTCGTCACATATTTATATTTGCTAATTTGCGAGAGACGCTCTCATATTATCTAGTACTAGTAGAATAGATCgaaccaaacaaaatatcaNAGTTATACTCTGTGATGCAGTTAATTCCAAAACCATTGACTATGAATTGTTGTAATCTAGTACAATATATCACAAATCAAACTATTATAGCAAGTAAATGCTTATTTGAAATTTTGGAAATGAAATATTAAGTTCTGATGCAATTAATAGCAAAAACCATGCATCGACTATGACTTGtatatatagttgtatataATCCATACCATGAATTATTTACTAagtagtttttttatataattaggaTAGGTCCACTTCAACTGATATATGTTGATCTTctctaatcctttttttttcataagcaGGAGATTTACTTTGTCAGAAATTCAGATAAGAAAAGCTGGGAAAGTTTACCACGAGATCAATACCCTAAACCACTGATCTTCCACGATGGTCGCTTAGCCATCAAGCCAACACCATTAAACACACTCATATTATTCATGTGGGCCCCATACGCCGCCGTATTAGCCGCTGCAAGAATCGTCGTCGGCCTAAACCTGCCTTACTCTGTAGCCAATCCTTTTCTGGCCTTTGGCGGTATCCACCTTACTCTCACCGTCAGCAACCACAACGGCCTAGTTTCTTCCGGCCGAAACAAAGGTTGTCTCTTTGTGTGTAACCATAGAACGTTACTAGACCCACTTTACATTTCATACGctctaagaaagaaaaacatcaaggCCGTTACTTATAGCCTAAGTAGATTATCTGAGCTTCTAGCTCCGATCAAGACTGTTAGATTGACTCGTGACCGAGTCACGGATGGTCAAGCCATGGAGAGATTGTTGAGCCAAGGAGATCTCGTGGTTTGTCCGGAAGGGACTACGTGTAGAGAGCCTTACTTGCTTCGGTTTAGTCCACTTTTCTCCGAGGTTAGTGACGTCATCGTACCGGTTGCTATTGACTCGCATGTGAGTTTCTTTTATGGCACGACGGCTAGTGGTCTTAAGGCCTTTGATCCCATTTTCTTCCTTCTGAATCCTTTCCCTTCCTACACCGTTCAATTGCTTGACCCTATCTCTGGTGGCCACTCGTCCACGTGTCGAGAACCTGATAATGGAAAATCTAAGTTCGAGGTGGCTAATCACGTGCAGCATACGATAGGGAATGCGTTGGGGTTCGAGTGCACCAACCTCACGAGAAGAGATAAGTACTTGATCTTGGCCGGTAATAATGGACttgtcaacaaaaaataatCTGGGTAGTTTTGTTCATTCTTAATTAGGATCTTTTTGTGTGACCGATATGCttaatttactttcttttaagtttttttcgatactgtaactatttttttatatatatatatgtaattatcttTTTGTGTGACCAATAGATATGTACATGCATCATTGATGATATCTACAACGGGTCTGGCCGTACATTCATAGTCAAAActctaaaataaattacatgCATTCTTACAACTATATACTTGATCAAAAGCATATATCTTGGTGTTACTGTATTTATAAGCATTTTCAAAATGCATTTACCTTTTGTAGGGTACATATCagtatttaactatttttatacaaaatactATATATGGTAAACGTCGTCTAAAAGAGAACAGTTAAAGAcaacaattatataaattatatcctatatattaatagagaagctgATATTTATCTGATCGAGAAGCACACTCTTAAAAAAGCTGATATGTCGTAGTCACAAAGCTTGAaacacatttaattatttagctttatttaaatttattatttacaactaTATGTCATTgtgtttttgggaaaaaaaacaaatatgctattcttaaaaactttaccacataactttattaatattaattaaatttaagcTTTAacctttaaatatattttatatattagaaaaataatttattgaaatgcaTCTGTAACCCACTCGGATCTCACAAATTTAAGCGAGACAGATGCAAAGTTATATTGCTGCTCAATATATTTAAACCCGTTGCGGGATGGTTTAGCGGACGAGTTTGACcgagttaacaattttatttaaattatctggTTCatgtagtttttgtttgttacgaTATTTATCTGATTTGGTAgttcaaaatttttataaaaatctaacaaTCACTAATTTGGTTTACATTCTATCCAAATATGTTatcatgtcaatctaaaatttacGGTGACACGATTActatttgaaattttcataacttgatgaattcaaaccaatttaaatttaaatgttatattaaataaatatatttacaaatgtaataacttaaataaaaatttcattatGTGCAATAGCACATGTTATTACCTAGTTAGAAGGTATTATCATATATTAATGTTATTTATCTGTAGTTTTCTTATTGTAAAGCCTCAATTTTCATTATTAGTGatatttacgaaaaaaaaatgttataaaataatcaaatagtaTGAGTTACTATGACAACGATCTTAGGATAAACCGAGGACGTAACGTAGCATAGGATAACAACGACTTATAGACGAAatgattatttaattagttgTAAGTTATAACTAGTACTATTCCTTATTTTTCGTGATTAGATAATTGTGAAAAGATTATTAGAAAAGGGAGTTTAGAGTTACGATAATTTCGAGATATAAAGAGTGGGGCTCATGCCGATGATTGTGGGGTTGAGagttttgtttgtcaacaaccCTGAGCATTTTCCCACCAAACTCTGTTTAATGCTTCTTCGATTAATTGATTAGTTAATTTCATTAAGCGgcgaattaaaaaaatttatctttaCTGGAggaagaaatattttaaacactctgaataataattaaaataatggtgactacaaaaacaaattatcatatatggatttatatatagattataactcagattttggtttgacaaattgTGAGTAGTAGTTGAAATGTAGGGGTTTTAGTGATTTAAAACTTGGGGTTTTCAAAAAAATCCGAGTTTGTTCATTAGTCCCACATaatgaaaaagaggaaaacaaaatcgGGTTGTATTTAATTTGGGATTTTGAGCTTTACTCTATGGCCTATAATCAAACTTGATCCAAAAATATCATGAccttatagtttttattttaaaaattcaccgAGATGCTGAATTGAAAAACCTCAAAAGCCTTTTCTGTTCGTCGTGAGTTATCATAACTACAACTCAGGATTGGAGTGGACCAacgattatttttattatatatgtggATATGTGGTGATGGACCAGACTGAATTGAAAAACCTAAACGACTTCTTGCCAATTAAACCGCTATTTAGAGATCAGTGATCAACTATAAGAATCAATCTCTTGACACTGTTTGGTATCCTCTTAATCCTAAGaagaaagtttccaaaaacGATTGTGGTGATACGTCTGTGATTATGAAATTTTCTGTgacttgtgttcttcttcttcatcattcctTTTTGGCTCTGCCTCTGTTCATTTCTTGTGACATTTATACTTTGACTTTATCACACACcaaaaaatgttttcttaatacGGAATACGGAGTTACGGACGGTGCAAGTGTTAGCTGAATTGACCTTAACACCCTCCACTCTCTCCGGCGCTCAGATGTTGTTGGTCAATGGTCGGGCTTTCTCTGATTAGTGAATGATGACGAAGATGATCGGTGTGGCCTGTTTAATTCTAGGAATTGGGCTTTTGGTGTTAGTTGGCCCAcctcattatttatttatttagggtCCATTGGCATTAGTTTATAAGACGTCGTCGTTTTCTGGAGCCTCTCGTCTCCTTCCCCTTTTGTCTGGGAAATCAAAACGGAACAGAGGAGAGACTGAGATCAATCAGAGCTGCTTTGGTGGTATTTGA from Camelina sativa cultivar DH55 chromosome 3, Cs, whole genome shotgun sequence includes:
- the LOC104759725 gene encoding probable glycerol-3-phosphate acyltransferase 2 gives rise to the protein MSGNNKISTLRGLVIFLYRFFILRRWCHRNPKQKYQKCPSHGLHQAHDLSPHTLVFNVEGALLKSNSLFPYFMVVAFEAGGVIRSLFLFILYPFICLMSYEMGLKTMVMLSFFGVKKESLRAGKSVLPKYFLEDVGFEMFEVLKRGGKRIGVSDLPQVMIDGFLKDNLEIEVVVGREMKMAGGYYLGIMEAKQKRELAFDKLVQEERVSSGHVIGITSFHSSSHRSLFSQFCQEIYFVRNSDKKSWESLPRDQYPKPLIFHDGRLAIKPTPLNTLILFMWAPYAAVLAAARIVVGLNLPYSVANPFLAFGGIHLTLTVSNHNGLVSSGRNKGCLFVCNHRTLLDPLYISYALRKKNIKAVTYSLSRLSELLAPIKTVRLTRDRVTDGQAMERLLSQGDLVVCPEGTTCREPYLLRFSPLFSEVSDVIVPVAIDSHVSFFYGTTASGLKAFDPIFFLLNPFPSYTVQLLDPISGGHSSTCREPDNGKSKFEVANHVQHTIGNALGFECTNLTRRDKYLILAGNNGLVNKK